A region from the Bacteroidota bacterium genome encodes:
- a CDS encoding sodium:proton antiporter, with the protein MTTAIIITICALLLIAYLFDISSALTKIPSVILLLLLGWAVRQTTIFLNITMPDLTRLLPAIGTIGLILIVLDGALELELNKSKYKVIGKSFFMSMIPMLLTASLLTWAFHYFSSSGYKEALLNAIPFCVISSAIAIPSSRNLSSFNREFIVYESSLSDVLGVLFFNFIALHSYIDLHSFTDFGSQILIIIIISFIAILGLSFLLSRIKHHITYTPIILLVILIYEVSKVYNLPGLIFILVFGMFLGNLDQLKRFNWIEKFRPEKLDKEIVKFKDITIEATFLVRALFFLLFGFLMEAHEILNTQTLPWAAAIVAGILLIRLVSLLLAKLSVLPLLFFAPRGLITILLFIAIVPDQQIPLVNNSLIIQTVVLSVLVMMFGLMFKPKIASNL; encoded by the coding sequence ATGACCACCGCCATCATTATCACCATCTGCGCCCTGTTGCTCATTGCCTACCTCTTTGATATTAGCTCCGCGCTAACTAAGATTCCCTCCGTCATTTTATTGCTATTGCTGGGTTGGGCCGTTCGGCAGACCACGATTTTCCTGAATATCACCATGCCTGACCTCACCCGCCTGCTGCCCGCTATTGGCACCATCGGGCTGATTCTGATTGTTCTGGACGGAGCGCTGGAATTGGAACTTAATAAATCAAAGTATAAAGTAATTGGCAAGTCGTTTTTCATGTCCATGATTCCTATGTTGTTGACTGCTTCATTATTGACCTGGGCGTTCCACTATTTTTCCTCATCAGGTTATAAAGAAGCCTTACTCAACGCCATTCCATTTTGTGTTATCAGCAGTGCCATCGCTATACCAAGTTCTAGAAACCTCTCCTCTTTCAACAGAGAATTTATTGTTTATGAAAGCAGTTTATCCGATGTTCTGGGCGTATTGTTTTTCAATTTTATTGCGTTGCACAGTTATATTGATTTGCACTCCTTTACAGATTTTGGTTCGCAAATCCTCATTATCATAATTATATCGTTTATAGCAATCTTAGGACTTTCATTTTTACTCAGCCGCATCAAACATCACATCACTTACACCCCAATTATTTTATTAGTCATCTTAATCTATGAAGTCTCCAAAGTCTATAATCTGCCGGGTCTGATATTTATTCTGGTATTTGGTATGTTCCTAGGCAATCTCGACCAACTCAAAAGATTCAATTGGATAGAAAAATTTCGACCGGAAAAGTTAGATAAAGAAATAGTCAAGTTTAAAGACATTACCATCGAAGCCACTTTTCTGGTTCGCGCCCTGTTTTTTCTTCTCTTTGGCTTTTTGATGGAGGCTCATGAAATACTGAACACTCAAACACTTCCCTGGGCCGCAGCAATCGTCGCTGGCATCCTATTGATTCGATTGGTTTCACTGCTTCTTGCCAAACTTTCGGTATTACCCTTGTTATTCTTTGCTCCTCGTGGACTTATCACGATTCTGCTCTTTATAGCCATTGTTCCGGACCAGCAAATTCCACTCGTCAATAATTCTTTAATCATTCAAACTGTTGTTCTTTCGGTATTGGTAATGATGTTTGGCTTGATGTTTAAACCGAAAATAGCCAGTAACCTTTAG
- the tsaB gene encoding tRNA (adenosine(37)-N6)-threonylcarbamoyltransferase complex dimerization subunit type 1 TsaB gives MLNIETSSPVCSVCLSKDSNIIDYREDMAGTSHARLLTIFIDELFKQNHISMKELDAVAISSGPGSYTGLRVGFSVAKGLCYALEKPLISIPTLLALFIGMKQKVNNESAFYLPVMDARRMDIYTALYKADGKEMIPASAPTVNTSFEEMLIHYGQIYVGGNAASKCKQVFTSPFIHYVEGIDCDSRTMIMLAEKKFQEQQFEDVAYFEPRYLKEFGAK, from the coding sequence ATGCTGAATATTGAAACCTCCTCTCCGGTCTGTTCGGTTTGCTTATCAAAAGATAGCAACATTATAGATTACCGTGAAGATATGGCGGGCACATCTCATGCTCGTTTGCTCACAATTTTTATTGATGAGTTGTTTAAGCAGAATCACATTTCGATGAAAGAACTCGATGCAGTTGCTATCAGTTCTGGTCCCGGTTCATACACCGGATTGCGTGTGGGATTCTCGGTAGCTAAAGGCTTGTGCTATGCACTGGAAAAGCCATTGATTTCCATCCCTACACTCCTTGCTTTGTTTATCGGGATGAAACAAAAAGTGAATAACGAATCGGCCTTCTACCTACCGGTGATGGATGCACGAAGGATGGATATATATACCGCGCTTTATAAAGCAGACGGAAAGGAAATGATTCCCGCATCAGCGCCTACCGTCAATACCAGTTTTGAAGAAATGCTTATTCACTATGGGCAGATTTATGTGGGTGGCAACGCAGCCTCAAAATGCAAACAGGTTTTCACCTCACCCTTCATTCATTATGTTGAAGGGATAGATTGCGATTCGCGTACCATGATTATGCTGGCAGAAAAGAAATTTCAGGAACAACAATTTGAAGATGTCGCTTACTTTGAACCTCGTTATCTAAAAGAATTCGGCGCAAAATAA
- a CDS encoding glycerol-3-phosphate dehydrogenase/oxidase gives MNFSNKNRQHFLEQLTNQSFDLLVIGGGITGCGIALDAALRGMKVALVEKNDFASGTSSRSTKLIHGGLRYLKQFELGLVHQMGRERAVVYQNARHLVIPEKMLLPIEEGGSLGKSAISLALLAYDFLAGIRRKEHRKMLDKRETMTTEPLLNPEELIGGGLYYEYRTDDARLTIEVAKSAYASGALLLNYLEAKEFLYDENKKIEGIKGLDKISGREIEFRATVVVNATGPWVDLLRKEDNSLKGKRLQLTNGVHLVVSIKKLSLKQAAYFDVGDGRMIFAIPRGEITYIGTTDTVYNKSIDSPYCTREDAQYLLDAVNRIFAIEPLQLSDIESTWAGLRPLIFEDGKSPEDISRKDEIIHSSSGLISIAGGKLTGYRVMAEKTVDILVKYLNGNFKPCRTRETRLSGGDFKNDNDLKETLKHLMSEGEQAEIPAIKIQEWFYRYGRNTTAIIETVKKLTSIIKTEDTKYDEAELQYCIEHEMVYHLNDYLIRRSGRLFFERKQYEIRIAPLAHYIGKELGLNETDTQKMVTETRQEFDKAVGF, from the coding sequence ATGAACTTCTCTAACAAAAACCGTCAACATTTCCTAGAACAACTGACTAATCAGTCATTTGACTTATTGGTAATCGGCGGAGGAATTACCGGCTGCGGTATTGCTTTAGATGCTGCACTTCGCGGCATGAAGGTGGCTTTGGTAGAGAAAAATGATTTTGCTTCTGGGACTAGTTCCCGCTCAACGAAATTGATTCACGGCGGACTTCGCTATCTCAAACAATTTGAACTGGGATTGGTCCACCAGATGGGGCGCGAGCGAGCCGTAGTTTATCAAAATGCCCGCCACCTCGTAATCCCCGAAAAAATGTTGCTGCCTATTGAAGAAGGTGGTTCACTTGGAAAGTCAGCTATTTCGCTGGCATTGCTAGCCTATGATTTCCTCGCCGGCATTCGCCGTAAGGAGCATCGCAAGATGTTAGACAAACGAGAGACCATGACCACCGAGCCCTTGTTGAATCCAGAAGAGTTAATCGGTGGAGGTTTATACTATGAGTATCGGACCGACGATGCCCGGTTGACCATCGAAGTGGCTAAAAGCGCCTATGCCTCTGGCGCCCTGTTGTTGAATTATCTGGAAGCCAAAGAATTTTTGTATGATGAAAACAAAAAAATAGAAGGAATTAAGGGACTGGATAAAATTTCGGGCAGGGAGATTGAATTCCGTGCCACCGTTGTGGTGAACGCCACCGGGCCATGGGTAGATTTATTGCGCAAAGAAGATAACTCACTGAAAGGCAAACGTCTTCAACTCACCAATGGGGTACATCTCGTGGTCTCGATTAAAAAACTTTCATTGAAACAAGCGGCTTATTTCGATGTAGGCGATGGCCGAATGATTTTCGCCATCCCTCGTGGTGAAATTACCTACATAGGAACGACAGATACGGTTTACAATAAAAGCATTGATAGCCCCTATTGCACTAGAGAAGATGCGCAGTACCTTCTTGATGCGGTAAACCGAATCTTTGCGATAGAGCCTTTGCAGTTATCCGATATTGAATCTACTTGGGCAGGACTACGTCCGCTGATTTTTGAAGATGGGAAATCTCCCGAAGACATTTCACGCAAAGATGAAATCATACATTCTTCATCCGGCTTAATTTCTATCGCAGGTGGCAAACTGACCGGGTATCGAGTTATGGCAGAAAAGACGGTTGACATCTTAGTAAAGTATTTAAACGGTAATTTCAAACCATGCAGGACTCGCGAAACAAGACTAAGTGGCGGTGATTTTAAAAATGACAACGACCTGAAAGAAACACTCAAGCATTTGATGAGTGAAGGAGAGCAAGCAGAAATTCCAGCTATAAAAATTCAGGAATGGTTTTATCGTTATGGCAGAAACACCACTGCCATTATTGAAACTGTGAAGAAACTAACTTCTATTATCAAGACTGAAGACACCAAATATGACGAGGCAGAACTACAGTATTGTATAGAACATGAGATGGTCTATCACCTGAACGATTATCTCATCCGCCGCAGCGGACGATTATTCTTTGAGAGAAAACAGTATGAAATCCGGATTGCCCCACTTGCTCATTATATAGGAAAAGAACTAGGGCTTAACGAAACGGATACCCAGAAGATGGTAACAGAGACGAGACAGGAATTTGACAAGGCCGTCGGCTTCTAG
- a CDS encoding biotin/lipoyl-binding protein codes for MIKIKVNGKEEFTIENNILNGKPVEWDLVEIRDNAFHIIRDNKGYNAAVVSFNAEDKTMVVNVNGNDYEISIKDKYDLLLQKLGISTKVTSQVKFIKAPMPGLIIHWSVKVGDEVKKGDTLLILEAMKMENVIKSPRDGKVKSINAELRKPVEKNHVILEFE; via the coding sequence ATGATTAAGATAAAGGTAAACGGCAAAGAAGAATTTACGATTGAGAATAACATCTTAAATGGTAAGCCGGTGGAATGGGACTTAGTGGAAATCAGAGATAATGCCTTTCATATTATTCGCGATAACAAGGGCTATAACGCCGCTGTGGTGAGTTTTAATGCTGAAGATAAAACCATGGTAGTGAACGTGAACGGAAATGATTACGAGATTTCTATCAAGGATAAATATGATTTGCTATTGCAAAAATTAGGAATCAGCACCAAGGTTACCTCACAGGTTAAATTTATAAAAGCACCGATGCCCGGTTTGATTATTCACTGGTCGGTAAAGGTAGGTGATGAAGTAAAGAAAGGCGATACCTTACTGATTTTAGAGGCGATGAAAATGGAGAATGTTATCAAGTCGCCGAGGGATGGGAAAGTAAAAAGTATCAATGCCGAACTCCGCAAACCGGTAGAAAAGAATCATGTGATTCTGGAGTTTGAATAA